The following are encoded together in the Triticum dicoccoides isolate Atlit2015 ecotype Zavitan chromosome 6B, WEW_v2.0, whole genome shotgun sequence genome:
- the LOC119322991 gene encoding 2-methylene-furan-3-one reductase-like — protein MQAFLAYSIFTNPCSRSFFPRPATQPRLLLSSVPAARTGAAATARRCGGPGRSVVTAASSSPAVAAVATDVPGTMKAWAYEEYGDASVLKLDEAVSVPAVGEDQVLVRVAAAALNPVDSKRRMGKFKATDSPLPTVPGYDMAGVVVKVGSQVKNLKEGDEVYGHISEKVLEGPKQFGSLAEYTAVEEKLVALKPKSIDFAQAAGLPLAIETAHEGLERAGFSAGKSILVLGGAGGVGTLVIQLAKQVYGASTVAATASTPKLELLKSLGADVAIDYTKDNFEDMPEKYDVVFDAVGQGEKAVKVVKEGGSVVVLTGAVASPGFRFVVTSDGSVLAKLNPYLESGKVKPVVDPKGPFPFSQVVEAFSYLETGRATGKVVISPVP, from the exons ATGCAAGCATTCCTCGCCTACTCGATCTTTACGAATCCATGCTCGAGGTCTTTCTTTCCGCGTCCAGCAACGCAACCTCGGCTCCTCCTGTCCTCGGTTCCGGCAGCGAGGACGGGTGCTGCTGCCACCGCAAGAAGATGCGGTGGGCCGGGCCGGAGCGTGGTGACCGCGGCGTCATCGTCCCCGGCGGTGGCCGCCGTGGCGACGGACGTTCCCGGGACGATGAAGGCCTGGGCGTACGAAGAGTATGGGGACGCCAGCGTGCTCAAGCTCGATGAGGCCGTGTCGGtgccggcggtgggcgaggaccaGGTGCTGGTCCGGGTGGCAGCCGCGGCGCTCAACCCCGTCGATTCCAAGCGGCGTATGGGCAAGTTCAAGGCCACCGACTCCCCACTCCCG ACTGTGCCAGGGTACGACATGGCCGGAGTGGTCGTCAAGGTCGGCAGCCAGGTGAAAAACCTCAAGGAGGGCGACGAGGTGTACGGCCACATCAGCGAGAAGGTCCTCGAGGGACCCAAGCAGTTCGGCTCGCTGGCAGAGTACACCGCCGTGGAGGAGAAGCTGGTGGCGCTCAAGCCCAAGAGCATCGACTTCGCGCAGGCCGCCGGTCTGCCGCTCGCCATCGAGACCGCCCATGAGGGCCTCGAGAGGGCGGGCTTCTCCGCCGGCAAGTCCATCCTCGTCCTCGGCGGCGCCGGCGGAGTCGGGACCCTCGTCATCCAG CTGGCGAAGCAAGTTTACGGCGCGTCGACGGTGGCGGCCACGGCCAGCACCCCGAAGCTGGAGCTTCTGAAAAGCCTGGGAGCCGACGTGGCCATCGACTACACCAAGGACAACTTCGAGGAcatgccggagaagtacgacgtcGTGTTCGACGCAGTCG GCCAGGGCGAGAAGGCGGTCAAGGTGGTGAAGGAAGGCGGCAGCGTGGTGGTGCTCACCGGCGCGGTCGCGTCCCCGGGGTTCCGGTTCGTGGTCACCTCCGACGGGTCCGTCCTGGCGAAGCTCAACCCTTACCTCGAGTCCGGGAAGGTGAAGCCGGTGGTCGACCCCAAGGGGCCCTTCCCCTTCTCCCAGGTCGTGGAGGCGTTTTCCTACCTCGAGACCGGGCGAGCCACCGGCAAAGTAGTCATTTCACCAGTTCCATGA
- the LOC119325245 gene encoding protein SUPPRESSOR OF K(+) TRANSPORT GROWTH DEFECT 1-like has protein sequence MYGAMKDQAVALVRRAVQEDDAGDYAAALQHYVQALDYFAAHLRYEHNPRVRDAIAARLPGYVARAEEIRALLDGNPAPCGPAGNGVAAATRKKDPRGGGDEDDERASERTKLRAGLHSAIVSEKPNVRWSDVAGLDGAKQALQEAVVLPVRFPQFFTGKRRPWRAFLLYGPAGTGKSYLAKAVATEADSTFFSISSSDLLSKWMGESEKLVANLFEMARENAPSIIFIDEIDSLCGQRGEGNESESSRRVKTELLVQMQGVGHNDDKVLVLAATNTPYALDQAVRRRFDKRIYIPLPDLKARQRMLKVHLGDTPHSLTKSDFESVAHRTDGFSGSDIAVCVKDVLFEPIRKTQDAMFFFRSEDGGGGTWTPCGPKQPGAVQTTMEELAAEGMADQVTPPPISRTDFDKVLARQRPTVSKAELGVYTRFTKEFGEEG, from the exons ATGTACGGCGCCATGAAGGACCAGGCGGTCGCGCTGGTCCGGCGGGCGGTGCAGGAGGACGACGCCGGCGACTACGCGGCCGCGCTCCAGCACTACGTGCAGGCGCTCGACTACTTCGCGGCGCACCTCAGGTACGAGCACAACCCCAGGGTccgcgacgccatcgccgccaggcTCCCGGGGTACGTCGCCCGCGCCGAGGAGATCCGCGCGCTCCTCGACGGCAACCCCGCCCCCTGTGGACCCGCCGGCAACGGCGTGGCGGCGGCGACCAGGAAGAAGGATCCCCGCGGCGGCGGGGACGAGGACGACGAGCGTGCCTCGGAGCGGACCAAGCTCCGCGCGGGGCTCCACTCGGCGATCGTCTCCGAGAAGCCCAACGTGAGGTGGAGCGACGTCGCCGGGCTGGACGGCGCCAAGCAGGCGCTGCAGGAGGCCGTCGTGCTCCCCGTCAGGTTCCCGCAGTTCTTCACCG GCAAGCGGAGGCCGTGGAGGGCGTTCCTCCTGTACGGGCCGGCGGGGACGGGGAAGTCCTACTTGGCCAAGGCCGTCGCGACGGAGGCCGACTCCACCTTCTTCAG TATATCCTCGTCGGATCTTCTTTCGAAGTGGATGGGAGAAAGCGAAAAGCTGGTCGCAAACCTGTTCGAAATGGCTCGTGAAAATGCCCCCTCCATCATCTTCATCGATGAAATTGATTCTTTGTGTGGCCAACGTGGAGAAGGTAATGAAAGCGAGTCTTCTAGGAGGGTTAAGACGGAGCTGCTCGTCCAAATGCAG GGTGTTGGCCATAACGATGACAAGGTCCTTGTTCTTGCTGCTACAAACACTCCATATGCTCTGGATCAG GCCGTCAGGCGGCGTTTTGACAAACGCATCTACATTCCACTGCCTGACCTTAAAGCTAGACAACGCATGCTCAAG GTCCATCTCGGCGACACCCCTCACAGCCTGACCAAGAGCGATTTCGAGAGCGTGGCTCACCGGACAGATGGCTTCTCCGGCTCGGACATCGCCGTCTGC GTGAAGGACGTGCTGTTTGAGCCCATACGCAAGACGCAGGACGCCATGTTCTTCTTCAGGtcagaggacggcggcggcggcacgtgGACGCCGTGCGGGCCAAAGCAAccaggggccgtgcagaccaccatGGAGGAGCTCGCGGCGGAAGGCATGGCTGACCAGGTAA